The nucleotide sequence AACTGGAAACAATTCCTGAAAGCATTGCTCGTGATAAACCTCTTTTGGTTTTTCTGGGGAATGATATTGTTAGTTTCTCAGGGAGTACTGCCCCTAAATCCAGACGGCAATTTAGGACAGTCTGTTCATCAGGCATTCAACACATGTATCAGCTTCCTCGTGAATTGTAACTTACAACATTATAGCGGAGAGAGTGGGCTAAGCTATCTCACCCAGTTATTCGTTATCATGCTGTTCCAATTCATTACCGCTGCAACCGGTATGGCGGCAATGGCGGGTATCATGAAGGCATTGGCCGCTAAAACGACCAAAACAATTGGAAACTTCTGGTACTTCTTAGTAAGGAGCTGTACCCGTGTTTTACTTCCTATTTGCCTCGTTATCGGATTCATACTGATTATAGAAGGGACCCCTATGGGCTTTGACGGAAAGATGGAAGTGACTACAATAGAAGGACAAACACAATATGTATCGCAAGGTCCTACTGCGGCGATAGTTCCCATCAAACAATTAGGTACGAATGGAGGTGGATACTTCGGAGTAAATTCATCGCACCCTCTTGAAAATCCTACCTATCTCACTAATATGATAGAATGTTGGGCCATATTGATTTTACCTATGGCTATGGTATTCGCTTTTGGGTTTTACCTTAAACGAAAGAAATTAGCATACAGTATTTTCGGAGTAATGCTATTTGCTTACTTAGCCGGGGTATGGATAAATGTATCCCAAGAAACAGGTGGCAACCCGCGCATTGACGCAATGGGTATAGCACAAGACAACGGTGCTATGGAAGGAAAAGAAGTCCGACTGGGTTCTGCTGCTACGGCGCTTTGGAGCGTGACAACCACCGTTACTTCCAACGGCTCTGTAAACGGTATGCATGACTCTACCATGCCTCTCTCCGGCATGATCGAAATGCTGAACATGCAAATCAATACATGGTTCGGTGGTGTAGGTGTAGGTTGGATGAACTACTTTACTTTTATCATTATCGCCGTATTTATCAGTGGATTGATGGTTGGTCGTACCCCCGAATTCCTCGGCAAAAAAATAGAAGCTCGAGAAATGAAAATCGCTACGATCGTTGCCTTGTTACACCCATTTGTCATCTTAGTAGGAACCTCATTAGCGGCCTATTTATATGTTCATGCACCTTCCTTTGTCGAAAACGAAGGCGGTTGGTTGAATAACCCGGGATTCCACGGACTAAGCGAAATGCTTTATGAATTTACTTCCTGTGCCGCCAATAATGGTTCCGGTTTCGAGGGATTGGGTGATAATACATGGTTCTGGAACTACTCTTGCGGTATAGTATTGATACTCAGCCGATACCTTCCCATCGTAGGACAAGTTGCCATTGCAGGATTATTAGCCAATAAGAAATATGTACCAGAAAGTGCAGGAACCTTAAAAACCGATACAGTTACTTTCGGTGTCATGACCTTCGCTGTCATCTTTATCGTTGCAGCTCTGTCATTCTTCCCGGTTCAAGCATTAAGTACTATTGCAGAACATTTCAGCTTATAATAACAGAACGATAGATATGAAAAATAATAAATCAGCTTCTTTATTTGAAAAAGAGCAAGTTTTAACGAGCTTAAAACAATCATTCGTTAAATTGAATCCTCGAATCATGGTGAAAAACCCCATCATGTTCACGGTAGAAGTTTGTACAGCCATTATGTTCCTTGTGATGATTTATTCCATCTTTGACAACGCTCAAGGTTCATTCGTGTACAATGCATGGGTTTTTGTTATCTTGTTTATCACACTATTATTCGCCAA is from Barnesiella intestinihominis YIT 11860 and encodes:
- the kdpA gene encoding potassium-transporting ATPase subunit KdpA: MNTEILGVIAQIVLMVVLAYPIGKYISKVFKGEKVWSDFMTPIEKIMYKLGGVDPTEEMNWKQFLKALLVINLFWFFWGMILLVSQGVLPLNPDGNLGQSVHQAFNTCISFLVNCNLQHYSGESGLSYLTQLFVIMLFQFITAATGMAAMAGIMKALAAKTTKTIGNFWYFLVRSCTRVLLPICLVIGFILIIEGTPMGFDGKMEVTTIEGQTQYVSQGPTAAIVPIKQLGTNGGGYFGVNSSHPLENPTYLTNMIECWAILILPMAMVFAFGFYLKRKKLAYSIFGVMLFAYLAGVWINVSQETGGNPRIDAMGIAQDNGAMEGKEVRLGSAATALWSVTTTVTSNGSVNGMHDSTMPLSGMIEMLNMQINTWFGGVGVGWMNYFTFIIIAVFISGLMVGRTPEFLGKKIEAREMKIATIVALLHPFVILVGTSLAAYLYVHAPSFVENEGGWLNNPGFHGLSEMLYEFTSCAANNGSGFEGLGDNTWFWNYSCGIVLILSRYLPIVGQVAIAGLLANKKYVPESAGTLKTDTVTFGVMTFAVIFIVAALSFFPVQALSTIAEHFSL